Proteins encoded by one window of Anaerolineales bacterium:
- a CDS encoding DUF87 domain-containing protein, with protein MPDNELDQALARAPLSAAHHPLGIVVGGSLAEGLTVKLHPQSVLEDLAVGRYVVLRGQTGKTFFGMVTDIRLESLNPALAANPPAAEDEFSKQAFLGTMAYGTMHVSPMLVLEGGAREVRPIKTIPAHFSRVDEASEAEVNLVFGEEDKLHFHIGSPLEMEEARVNLDLARLVERSSGVFGKSGTGKSFITRILLAGLIRSQIASCL; from the coding sequence ATGCCCGACAACGAACTCGACCAAGCCCTCGCCCGCGCGCCGCTCTCGGCCGCACACCACCCGCTGGGAATCGTCGTCGGCGGCTCGCTCGCCGAGGGGTTGACCGTCAAACTCCATCCGCAAAGCGTGCTGGAGGATTTGGCGGTCGGCCGCTACGTCGTTTTACGCGGCCAGACGGGCAAGACCTTCTTCGGGATGGTGACCGACATCCGGCTGGAAAGCCTCAACCCGGCGCTCGCCGCCAACCCGCCCGCGGCAGAGGACGAGTTTTCCAAGCAGGCCTTCCTCGGGACGATGGCCTACGGGACGATGCACGTCTCGCCGATGCTGGTGCTTGAAGGGGGCGCGCGCGAAGTCCGGCCGATCAAGACCATCCCGGCCCATTTCTCGCGGGTCGACGAAGCCAGCGAGGCGGAAGTCAACCTGGTCTTCGGCGAGGAGGACAAACTCCACTTCCACATCGGCTCGCCGCTGGAAATGGAGGAGGCCAGGGTCAACCTGGATCTGGCGCGGCTGGTCGAGCGTTCCTCGGGGGTGTTCGGCAAGAGCGGCACCGGCAAATCCTTCATCACCCGCATCCTGCTGGCGGGCCTGATCCGCTCGCAGATCGCCTCGTGCCTG